A window of the Parabacteroides merdae ATCC 43184 genome harbors these coding sequences:
- a CDS encoding PCMD domain-containing protein has protein sequence MKRKSIFLTFGLLVLSWIGCVENDLPYPTIVGQITEMEVAGMTSCRILGASNTVEIKVADTIDLRDLRVEKLVVTEGMKVYPDSAACLDIAHFPDTGFVSADSLPAGMDTRMNFLNPVKFRLSLYQDYDWTVNVSRDIVRKIKIKNQVGSALIDDYTKNVIVYVDSTEQPSLRNIEIEELQLGSSIAQTTPDPSKVVDFTRPRVFYVTAFDETEEWTLSVQYPNANVQLTQLSAWTRRAYVSGSISKGEVEAEYRKAGETVWESVLPNEISYEGEDFLIMMTHLAAGTNYEYRLTMNGTVGEILTFTTDTIMQVPNLGFDDWVMKNEKTWYPNATLDDADHFWDSGNEGASIASRNPTAPETGDVVKGRAVRMASDYISIASKFAAGNIYTGDFVGLAGIEGAELDFGQPYTGRPSALKGYYRYTPGVIDQAKAPYDALMGQTDSCHIYIGLFDWSAPFRVNTTTGTFVDLTWNNESMIAFGELKSNEATGSEYKQFKINLTYRDYFTHPKYILIVASASKYGDYFTGSTSSVMYLDECELVFE, from the coding sequence ATGAAACGAAAAAGCATATTTCTTACGTTCGGATTGCTGGTATTGTCTTGGATAGGATGTGTCGAAAACGATTTGCCGTATCCGACCATTGTTGGACAGATCACGGAGATGGAAGTTGCCGGTATGACTTCCTGCCGTATCCTCGGAGCTTCAAATACAGTGGAGATAAAAGTGGCCGATACGATCGACCTGAGGGATCTGCGTGTTGAAAAGCTAGTCGTGACAGAGGGTATGAAGGTTTATCCGGATTCGGCTGCCTGTCTCGATATCGCTCATTTTCCGGATACCGGTTTTGTCTCGGCTGACAGTTTGCCTGCCGGAATGGATACACGGATGAATTTTCTGAATCCGGTGAAGTTCCGCCTGAGCCTTTATCAGGATTATGACTGGACGGTCAATGTCTCGCGGGATATCGTACGTAAGATAAAGATAAAGAATCAGGTAGGTTCGGCCTTGATTGACGATTATACGAAGAATGTCATTGTTTATGTCGATTCGACCGAGCAACCCTCTTTACGAAATATTGAAATAGAAGAATTGCAATTAGGGAGTTCGATCGCACAGACGACTCCCGACCCTTCGAAAGTGGTTGATTTTACCCGTCCACGTGTTTTCTATGTGACGGCATTTGACGAGACGGAAGAGTGGACCTTGAGCGTCCAATATCCGAATGCGAATGTCCAACTGACACAGCTTTCCGCTTGGACACGCCGCGCATATGTCAGCGGGTCGATATCGAAAGGGGAAGTGGAAGCCGAATATCGTAAGGCTGGCGAAACCGTTTGGGAGTCAGTGCTGCCTAACGAAATAAGCTATGAAGGAGAAGATTTTTTGATCATGATGACCCATCTGGCAGCGGGGACGAATTACGAATATCGGTTAACGATGAACGGGACGGTAGGTGAGATACTCACGTTTACAACCGATACGATCATGCAGGTCCCGAATCTCGGCTTTGACGATTGGGTGATGAAAAACGAAAAGACTTGGTATCCGAATGCAACATTGGATGATGCCGACCATTTTTGGGATTCCGGCAACGAGGGGGCCAGCATCGCTAGTCGTAACCCGACTGCACCTGAAACGGGTGATGTGGTGAAAGGCCGTGCTGTTAGGATGGCTTCTGATTACATCAGCATTGCCAGTAAATTCGCTGCTGGTAATATTTATACGGGCGACTTTGTTGGTTTGGCAGGAATCGAAGGGGCTGAACTCGATTTCGGACAGCCTTATACCGGACGACCTTCGGCATTGAAAGGGTATTACAGATATACACCGGGCGTGATCGACCAAGCAAAGGCTCCGTACGATGCCTTGATGGGGCAGACGGATTCATGCCATATCTATATTGGCTTGTTCGATTGGAGTGCCCCATTCCGAGTCAACACGACAACAGGTACGTTTGTTGATCTGACTTGGAACAACGAATCGATGATCGCATTCGGAGAATTGAAATCGAACGAAGCGACAGGCAGCGAATACAAACAGTTTAAAATCAACTTGACTTATCGCGACTACTTCACCCACCCGAAATACATCCTGATCGTAGCCTCCGCCAGTAAATACGGTGACTATTTCACGGGTAGCACGAGCAGCGTGATGTATTTGGACGAGTGCGAGCTGGTGTTTGAGTAG
- a CDS encoding nucleotidyltransferase family protein has translation MRSKEEYMELLRSYFLNKAKAYGVVKMALFGSVVRGEQTETSDVDVAYEGKADILLRCRMKQELEDLFGCRVDIIRLREQLSGTAFLQNISKELLYV, from the coding sequence ATGCGATCAAAAGAAGAATATATGGAACTATTGCGTAGCTATTTCCTGAATAAGGCAAAGGCTTACGGGGTTGTCAAGATGGCGCTGTTTGGTTCTGTGGTGCGTGGTGAACAAACAGAGACCAGTGATGTAGATGTAGCCTATGAAGGTAAAGCAGATATATTGTTGCGTTGCCGGATGAAGCAGGAATTAGAGGACTTATTCGGTTGCAGAGTCGATATTATCCGCCTCCGCGAGCAACTTTCCGGCACTGCATTCTTGCAAAATATCTCTAAAGAATTACTCTATGTTTGA
- a CDS encoding HepT-like ribonuclease domain-containing protein, with translation MFDKVRIETLLNRVENAILLIQSKAGQLETPNDFLLDKEGTFLLSGICMQLIFIGESIKTIDNKTSHAYLTNYPNICWTQIMGLRDIIVHEYHRIDEEEIFNIIKVDLSPLLLTIRQMKKELPNY, from the coding sequence ATGTTTGACAAGGTCCGTATTGAAACGTTGCTGAATCGGGTAGAAAATGCGATTCTGCTGATTCAAAGTAAAGCCGGTCAGTTGGAAACACCAAATGATTTTTTGTTGGATAAGGAAGGGACTTTCTTGCTCAGTGGAATATGTATGCAATTGATCTTTATTGGAGAAAGTATAAAAACAATAGATAATAAGACTTCTCATGCTTATTTGACGAATTATCCCAATATCTGTTGGACTCAAATTATGGGATTGCGTGATATTATCGTTCATGAATATCATCGAATAGATGAAGAAGAAATCTTTAATATTATAAAGGTGGATCTATCTCCTCTTCTGTTAACGATCCGGCAAATGAAAAAAGAATTGCCGAATTATTGA
- a CDS encoding InlB B-repeat-containing protein has product MKRNSGLIGWIVLIVGLLCSVRGGAVDVGSAAALRDALGNATVSGNVVMLTGDVSLSSTLNITGGTMILDLNGMQISITKNKAEAKCISVTGGTLEITGGGFISAQTTGTEWFSDRAAIALSYDGGTVRIYRATFNAIASDGTAYTLDPNNDYTVDNMIPAGAYMTNSSDYGSTGLVSSSITVALTNYNVSYNTSGGTTTNPGTPSYTIETPDFTLPTVTKNGYTFADWTYNGNPVNPTALPTTADRVTSKDMAFGATWTLISYKVVYDVAGGTAIQDGLYNIETGISSLPTPKREGYVFNGWYRDNQKVTSIPAGTGDITLVAHWTEISYTLSFKTNNDTFIADISYTKAKPGILPSGLTKEGYMFGGWFQNENFTGSELEAVPFPAGTAGQTNIPVMIYAKWIPISYTITFNTNGGSDQDALPYTVETETFKLPTRTTKAGYTLVGWYIDEALTKPYGEVVKGTHGDFTLYAKWKLTEYTIEYELYGHGNNPPDAVTCYNIEKEVELPTPQRDNFTFVGWHKDDLLKDQALMIIPAGTTGNLKLYAEWTMGNSVQITRPENGTITVMSGTTEVKSGDKVGANTSLTITATPASADYKLSKLVVNNTEYTTSSQTVKMPAEGGLTISAAFADPRPAASAPKITTDPVNTDYIPSGESVTVTMDKGGECDSLLYSIDGSTPKRYTGAFQVSTITAATKTVAVQAIARKSGCKDGVTTRNITFRSGKITITFNLPKGITACNPEGGEVVEAVASGGAFEFKLIVDKNYFQTLDSIKVTANGTVITPDVYDIYTLSNQTTDVAVNVTGISGVTHLITLVQSANGVIAFTGDEDAENSRTVNHGDPVSVTATADENYKFQSWTDGETANPRTFVAESDVTLQARFVKDSAGFSVILPELEGVTVKPLTGYPTEVKPGGKFKFYLHLDADYNESVPVVYVNNEELNVNQEVYSIYNISENIRISVDGIVRNKVKPVLQEHVSAIDVETGSDVSGLSLLTDALIVLQADAPEGQVFSKWNDGKADNPRIVTAADASQLFPLFLPKTGQGAVCVKLPVLAGAGMGAVNVNAAAVTEGESVQLKLVVLPSYSQSSVKVFANGKELDATLSLRASSETKTLFYTLSGLSEDVDVEVSGLKQNEYVVSLEQQDGGIVRASQVGMVKHGTIVTLEAAPDRGNMFVKWEDGNTLNPYRYVVTDNCTLKGSFAASNMPVGNENVSVPAVRICTTGSFLHIQSPEVSELSVWNMEGKLIKRAGVPAGYSSYLLPAGVYVVKVGNGESVKIVIR; this is encoded by the coding sequence ATGAAAAGAAATAGTGGATTAATCGGTTGGATCGTTTTGATCGTGGGACTGCTTTGCTCGGTGAGGGGCGGGGCGGTGGATGTGGGTTCGGCTGCGGCGTTGAGGGATGCGTTGGGTAATGCAACGGTGAGTGGAAATGTTGTGATGTTGACGGGGGACGTTTCTTTGAGTAGTACTTTGAACATTACTGGGGGGACGATGATACTCGATTTGAATGGGATGCAGATTTCTATAACAAAAAATAAGGCAGAGGCAAAATGTATAAGTGTTACAGGAGGAACTCTTGAAATAACGGGCGGAGGATTTATTTCTGCACAGACCACAGGAACTGAATGGTTTTCCGATAGAGCAGCAATTGCATTGTCTTATGATGGTGGAACTGTTAGAATATATCGGGCGACATTTAATGCAATAGCAAGTGATGGTACAGCTTATACCCTTGATCCCAATAATGATTATACTGTTGATAATATGATTCCTGCTGGTGCATATATGACCAATAGTTCTGATTATGGTAGTACTGGGTTAGTATCATCTTCTATAACCGTGGCTCTTACCAATTACAACGTATCCTATAACACCAGCGGCGGGACAACCACCAACCCCGGCACGCCCTCTTACACCATCGAAACCCCAGATTTCACCCTGCCGACAGTGACAAAAAACGGTTACACTTTTGCCGATTGGACATATAACGGCAATCCGGTCAATCCAACCGCCCTGCCAACAACGGCAGACCGTGTAACCAGCAAAGACATGGCTTTTGGTGCCACATGGACCCTGATCTCTTATAAAGTCGTTTACGATGTGGCAGGGGGAACTGCTATTCAGGATGGTTTATATAATATTGAAACCGGGATATCTTCTTTGCCAACTCCTAAAAGAGAAGGATATGTTTTCAATGGATGGTATCGGGATAATCAGAAAGTAACCTCTATCCCTGCCGGAACGGGCGATATTACCCTTGTGGCGCATTGGACGGAGATTTCTTATACGCTTTCCTTTAAGACGAACAACGACACTTTTATAGCAGATATCTCCTATACAAAAGCAAAACCGGGGATTTTACCTTCCGGTCTGACAAAAGAAGGATATATGTTCGGAGGATGGTTTCAGAATGAAAATTTTACTGGAAGCGAATTAGAGGCCGTACCTTTTCCGGCAGGAACGGCAGGACAAACGAATATTCCGGTAATGATCTATGCCAAATGGATACCTATCTCGTACACCATCACCTTCAACACCAACGGCGGTTCCGATCAGGATGCTCTACCCTACACTGTTGAGACCGAAACATTCAAACTCCCAACGAGAACGACGAAAGCAGGTTATACATTGGTGGGCTGGTATATAGATGAAGCTCTGACCAAACCTTATGGAGAAGTTGTAAAGGGTACCCACGGAGATTTTACTTTATATGCCAAATGGAAGTTGACCGAATATACAATCGAATATGAACTTTACGGGCATGGCAATAATCCTCCTGATGCCGTGACTTGCTATAATATTGAAAAAGAAGTCGAATTGCCTACTCCGCAACGTGACAACTTTACGTTTGTCGGGTGGCATAAAGATGACCTGTTGAAGGATCAGGCATTAATGATCATTCCTGCTGGAACGACCGGCAATTTGAAACTATATGCCGAATGGACAATGGGAAACTCTGTGCAGATCACGCGTCCGGAGAACGGAACAATCACGGTGATGAGCGGAACGACGGAAGTGAAATCCGGTGATAAGGTCGGGGCGAACACCTCGTTGACAATTACGGCAACACCTGCTTCGGCCGATTATAAATTGTCGAAACTGGTTGTCAATAATACTGAATATACGACCAGCTCTCAAACGGTAAAGATGCCTGCCGAAGGCGGTTTGACCATCTCGGCTGCCTTTGCTGATCCACGACCGGCAGCCTCGGCTCCCAAAATAACGACCGATCCTGTCAATACGGACTATATCCCAAGCGGAGAATCTGTGACGGTCACGATGGACAAAGGCGGGGAATGCGACTCCTTGCTGTACAGCATCGACGGCTCTACCCCGAAACGTTATACCGGAGCTTTCCAGGTAAGCACCATTACGGCTGCCACGAAAACGGTTGCCGTGCAAGCCATAGCCCGCAAGTCCGGTTGCAAGGATGGCGTTACGACCCGCAACATCACGTTCCGTTCCGGAAAGATCACTATTACGTTCAACCTGCCGAAAGGAATTACGGCCTGCAATCCCGAAGGGGGTGAGGTCGTGGAAGCTGTAGCAAGTGGCGGGGCTTTTGAATTCAAATTGATTGTGGATAAGAACTATTTCCAGACATTGGATTCTATAAAGGTGACGGCTAACGGAACTGTTATCACTCCCGATGTTTATGACATTTACACATTAAGCAACCAGACTACTGACGTAGCTGTCAATGTGACTGGTATTTCCGGAGTAACCCATCTGATTACTTTAGTACAGTCGGCTAATGGTGTGATTGCTTTTACCGGTGATGAGGATGCAGAGAATTCAAGGACCGTCAATCATGGCGATCCTGTTTCGGTGACGGCTACGGCAGATGAAAATTATAAATTCCAGTCGTGGACGGATGGTGAGACAGCTAATCCCCGTACGTTTGTGGCTGAGTCGGATGTGACGTTGCAAGCTCGTTTCGTGAAGGACAGTGCCGGGTTTTCTGTTATTCTTCCCGAATTGGAAGGGGTGACGGTCAAACCGCTTACTGGATATCCGACTGAAGTCAAGCCGGGTGGTAAATTCAAATTCTATTTGCATCTGGATGCAGATTACAACGAATCTGTCCCTGTCGTATATGTCAACAATGAAGAATTGAACGTGAACCAGGAGGTGTATAGCATATATAATATTTCGGAGAATATCCGTATTTCTGTAGATGGAATCGTCCGTAATAAGGTGAAACCGGTATTGCAGGAGCATGTGTCGGCTATCGATGTGGAAACCGGTTCAGATGTATCCGGCCTCTCTCTGTTAACGGATGCCTTGATCGTATTGCAGGCTGATGCGCCTGAAGGACAAGTATTTTCGAAATGGAATGATGGCAAAGCTGATAATCCCCGTATCGTGACGGCAGCCGATGCATCACAACTGTTCCCGTTGTTTCTGCCTAAAACAGGGCAAGGTGCCGTATGCGTCAAACTACCTGTCCTTGCCGGTGCAGGTATGGGAGCTGTCAATGTAAATGCGGCGGCTGTGACAGAAGGAGAATCTGTTCAGTTGAAACTGGTCGTTTTACCGTCATATAGCCAAAGCAGTGTTAAAGTTTTCGCCAATGGAAAAGAACTGGATGCAACTTTGTCTTTGAGAGCTTCTTCTGAAACGAAAACTTTATTCTATACGCTTTCAGGTCTGTCGGAAGATGTGGATGTGGAGGTTTCCGGGTTGAAACAGAATGAATATGTTGTTTCTCTCGAACAGCAGGATGGCGGAATCGTCAGAGCTAGCCAGGTCGGTATGGTAAAACATGGAACGATTGTCACATTGGAGGCAGCGCCGGACAGAGGGAATATGTTTGTAAAATGGGAGGATGGCAACACTTTGAATCCTTATCGATATGTGGTGACGGACAATTGTACGTTAAAAGGTTCTTTTGCCGCTTCGAATATGCCGGTAGGCAATGAAAACGTATCGGTTCCAGCTGTACGTATCTGTACCACCGGAAGTTTTTTGCATATTCAATCTCCTGAAGTTTCTGAGCTGTCTGTTTGGAATATGGAAGGAAAGTTGATAAAAAGGGCAGGTGTCCCGGCCGGTTATTCGTCTTATCTGCTGCCGGCAGGTGTGTATGTGGTGAAGGTCGGAAATGGCGAATCGGTAAAGATTGTAATCCGATGA
- the metG gene encoding methionine--tRNA ligase, with protein MEKQFKRTLITTALPYANGPVHIGHLAGVYVPADIYARYLRLKGEEVLMIGGSDEHGVPITLRAKKEGITPQDVVDRYHGIIKKSFEEFGISFDIYSRTTSATHRQVASDFFRTLYDKGEFIEKTSEQYYDEEAKQFLADRYITGTCPHCGNEKAYGDQCEACGTSLSPTDLINPKSAISGSQPVMKETKHWYLPLDKWEPFLRQWILEGHKEWKPNVYGQCKSWLDMGLQPRAVSRDLDWGIPVPVEGAEGKVLYVWFDAPIGYISNTKELLPESWETWWKDPETKMVHFIGKDNIVFHCIVFPAMLKAEGSYNLPENVPANEFLNLEGDKISTSRNWAVWLNEYLVDMPGKQDVLRYVLTANAPETKDNDFTWKDFQARNNNELVAILGNFVNRALVLTEKYFEGKVPAAGELTDYDRQTLTDFANVKADVERLLDTYHFRDAQKEAMNLARIGNKYLADTEPWKLAKTDMARVATIMNIALQITANLAIAFEPFLPFSMEKLNKMLNVEPLGWNRLGSTDLLEAGHQLGKSELLFEKIEDSVIEAQVQKLLDTKKANEEANYKAKPIRENIEFDDFMKLDIRVGTVLECTKVPKADKLLQFRIDDGLEKRTIVSGIAQHYKPEDLVGKQVCFIANLAPRKLKGIVSEGMILSAENFDGKLAVITPEKEVKPGSEVK; from the coding sequence ATGGAAAAACAGTTTAAGAGAACGCTGATAACTACGGCGTTGCCGTATGCGAACGGGCCGGTGCATATCGGACATTTGGCCGGGGTGTATGTGCCTGCTGATATTTATGCACGCTATCTTCGCCTGAAGGGGGAAGAAGTTTTGATGATTGGTGGATCGGATGAGCATGGAGTGCCTATCACGCTGAGAGCGAAGAAAGAAGGGATTACGCCGCAGGATGTGGTGGACCGTTATCATGGTATTATCAAGAAGTCTTTTGAGGAGTTTGGTATCTCGTTCGATATCTATTCCCGTACGACTTCGGCTACACATCGCCAGGTGGCGTCGGATTTCTTCCGTACCTTATACGATAAAGGAGAGTTTATCGAGAAAACAAGCGAACAGTATTACGACGAGGAAGCAAAACAGTTCCTTGCCGACCGTTATATAACCGGGACTTGTCCGCATTGCGGCAATGAAAAAGCCTATGGCGACCAGTGCGAAGCCTGCGGTACCTCTTTGAGTCCGACGGATCTGATCAACCCGAAATCCGCTATCAGTGGTAGCCAGCCGGTGATGAAAGAGACCAAACACTGGTATCTGCCTTTGGATAAATGGGAACCGTTCCTGCGCCAGTGGATACTGGAAGGACATAAGGAATGGAAACCGAACGTATACGGACAGTGCAAGAGCTGGCTGGATATGGGATTGCAGCCTCGTGCCGTAAGCCGCGACCTCGACTGGGGGATTCCCGTGCCGGTGGAAGGAGCGGAAGGGAAAGTGCTGTACGTCTGGTTCGATGCGCCTATCGGATATATCTCCAATACAAAAGAACTGCTCCCCGAAAGTTGGGAAACCTGGTGGAAAGATCCTGAAACCAAGATGGTACATTTCATCGGTAAGGATAATATCGTGTTCCACTGTATCGTGTTCCCGGCCATGCTGAAAGCCGAAGGTTCTTATAACCTGCCGGAGAATGTGCCGGCCAATGAGTTTCTTAACCTGGAAGGCGACAAAATCTCCACTTCCCGCAACTGGGCTGTCTGGTTGAACGAATATCTGGTGGATATGCCGGGCAAGCAGGATGTGTTGCGCTATGTTTTGACGGCTAATGCTCCGGAAACAAAAGACAACGATTTCACCTGGAAAGATTTTCAGGCACGCAATAACAATGAGCTGGTAGCTATCTTAGGAAACTTCGTCAACCGTGCTTTGGTGCTTACCGAAAAGTATTTCGAAGGTAAGGTGCCGGCTGCCGGCGAGCTGACCGATTATGACCGTCAGACATTGACCGATTTCGCGAATGTAAAGGCCGACGTGGAACGTCTGCTGGATACCTACCATTTCCGTGACGCCCAGAAAGAAGCGATGAACTTGGCTCGTATCGGAAACAAATACCTGGCTGACACTGAACCTTGGAAATTAGCAAAGACCGATATGGCGCGTGTCGCCACGATCATGAACATCGCTTTGCAGATCACGGCAAATTTGGCAATCGCTTTCGAACCATTCCTGCCGTTCAGCATGGAGAAATTGAACAAGATGCTGAATGTGGAACCGTTAGGCTGGAACCGCTTGGGATCGACTGACTTGTTGGAAGCCGGTCATCAGTTGGGCAAATCGGAACTGCTGTTCGAGAAGATTGAAGACAGCGTGATCGAAGCGCAGGTACAAAAGCTGTTGGATACGAAGAAAGCAAACGAGGAAGCCAACTACAAGGCGAAACCCATCCGTGAGAATATCGAGTTCGATGACTTCATGAAGCTGGATATCCGTGTCGGGACCGTGTTGGAATGTACGAAAGTGCCTAAGGCGGACAAGTTGTTGCAGTTCCGTATCGATGACGGTCTGGAAAAACGTACGATCGTTTCCGGTATCGCTCAACATTACAAGCCGGAAGACCTTGTGGGCAAGCAGGTTTGCTTCATCGCTAATCTGGCTCCGCGCAAGCTGAAAGGTATCGTTTCCGAAGGGATGATCCTTTCAGCAGAAAACTTCGACGGTAAGCTGGCTGTCATCACTCCTGAAAAAGAGGTAAAACCGGGCAGCGAGGTGAAATAA
- a CDS encoding DegT/DnrJ/EryC1/StrS family aminotransferase encodes MLEEQIQMVDLHGQYLRFKEEIDEAMQVVIDSCAFINGPQVKTFAGHLADYLQVPYVIPCANGTDALQIALMALELQPGDEVILPAFTYIAAAEVVALLGLTPVLVDVDPCTFNIDPRKIEAAVSERTKAVVAVHLFGQACDMEPIMTLADVYHLYVVEDNAQSVGADYIFSDGRVRKAGTIGHIGTTSFFPSKPLACYGDGGALMTSDEALATRIRMIANHGQECKYHHRRIGCNSRLDTLQAAVLDVKLKHLEEFTETRRQVASRYDEALSSCDSLVLPARSIFSTHVYHQYTVQVKDGRRNVLQCLLKEQGIPSMIYYPVPVHHQEAYRHISRVSGNLDVSTRLCESVLSLPIHTEMSLGQQQYITETLKKGVCRNYPVPALDAG; translated from the coding sequence ATGTTGGAAGAACAGATACAGATGGTCGACTTGCATGGACAATATCTCCGGTTCAAAGAGGAGATTGATGAGGCCATGCAGGTGGTGATCGACAGTTGTGCTTTTATCAATGGTCCGCAGGTGAAAACCTTTGCCGGGCATTTGGCTGATTATCTTCAGGTTCCATACGTGATTCCTTGTGCTAACGGGACGGACGCTTTGCAGATTGCTCTGATGGCATTGGAGCTTCAGCCTGGCGATGAGGTGATTCTACCGGCATTTACTTATATAGCGGCAGCCGAGGTTGTCGCTTTGTTAGGGTTGACGCCCGTGTTGGTGGATGTCGATCCCTGTACCTTTAATATCGATCCCCGGAAAATAGAAGCGGCTGTTTCGGAACGGACAAAGGCGGTCGTGGCCGTCCACCTGTTCGGACAAGCCTGCGATATGGAGCCGATTATGACTTTGGCAGATGTCTATCATCTGTATGTAGTGGAAGATAACGCCCAATCCGTTGGTGCCGATTATATCTTTTCCGACGGGCGGGTACGAAAGGCCGGGACGATCGGACATATCGGGACGACATCTTTTTTTCCATCCAAGCCGTTAGCCTGCTATGGCGATGGGGGGGCGTTGATGACTTCCGACGAGGCGTTGGCTACCCGTATCCGCATGATTGCCAATCATGGCCAGGAATGCAAATACCACCATAGGCGGATCGGATGCAACTCCCGTCTGGACACGTTGCAAGCTGCTGTGCTGGATGTGAAGTTGAAGCATCTGGAGGAGTTCACGGAAACCCGTCGGCAAGTTGCCTCTCGGTACGATGAAGCTTTGTCCTCCTGCGATTCGTTGGTTCTCCCTGCGAGATCGATATTTTCGACTCATGTCTATCACCAATATACGGTCCAGGTAAAAGATGGCAGGCGGAATGTCCTTCAATGCCTGTTGAAAGAACAGGGAATCCCTTCCATGATCTATTATCCTGTACCAGTGCATCATCAGGAAGCTTACCGGCATATCTCCCGTGTATCTGGTAATTTGGACGTCTCCACCCGTTTGTGCGAATCCGTCCTTTCCCTGCCTATTCATACGGAAATGTCCCTCGGACAACAGCAATATATAACAGAAACTCTAAAAAAGGGGGTGTGTCGAAACTATCCTGTTCCCGCACTTGACGCGGGATAG
- a CDS encoding Gfo/Idh/MocA family protein: MDKKIKFAVIGCGHIGKRHAEMVTRDPGAELVALCDIRPREELGIEAYDVPFFSSLTELLQSGISIDVVNVCTPNGLHAAMAIQAVETGCNVVIEKPMALTLADAEKVVYASLKYRKQVFCVMQNRYSPPSVWIKEMVDSGRLGKIYMVQLNCYWNRDERYYKPGGWHGDAVLDGGTLFTQFSHFIDIMYWLFGDICNIQARFADFNHAGLTAFEDSGFVNFNFVNGGMGSLSYSTSVWNRNMESSMLIVAENGSVKIGGQYMNEVEYCHIKDYEMPELAPTNPGNDYGPYKGSAQNHNFVIRNVVRVLSGASSECITTNVLEGMKVVDIIQRIYALK; encoded by the coding sequence ATGGATAAAAAGATAAAATTTGCAGTTATCGGTTGTGGCCATATCGGCAAACGTCATGCCGAGATGGTGACACGCGATCCGGGAGCCGAATTGGTGGCCCTTTGTGATATTCGTCCTCGTGAGGAATTGGGTATTGAGGCATACGATGTCCCGTTTTTCTCTTCCCTGACGGAGCTATTGCAGAGCGGAATTTCCATAGATGTCGTAAATGTTTGTACCCCGAACGGCTTGCATGCAGCAATGGCCATTCAGGCTGTCGAAACCGGTTGCAACGTCGTGATCGAGAAGCCGATGGCACTGACGCTTGCCGATGCCGAGAAGGTGGTCTATGCTTCGCTGAAATACCGTAAACAGGTGTTCTGCGTCATGCAAAACCGTTATTCTCCTCCTTCCGTCTGGATCAAGGAGATGGTGGATTCGGGTAGGTTAGGCAAAATCTATATGGTCCAGTTGAATTGTTATTGGAACCGTGACGAGCGCTATTATAAACCCGGTGGCTGGCATGGCGATGCCGTTTTGGACGGAGGGACGCTTTTTACCCAGTTCTCCCATTTCATCGACATTATGTACTGGCTTTTCGGGGATATCTGCAATATCCAGGCTCGCTTTGCCGATTTCAACCATGCCGGACTTACGGCTTTTGAAGATTCGGGCTTTGTGAATTTCAACTTCGTGAACGGCGGGATGGGGAGCCTGAGCTATTCCACTTCTGTCTGGAACAGGAACATGGAAAGCAGTATGCTGATTGTTGCGGAGAACGGAAGCGTGAAAATCGGCGGACAGTATATGAACGAAGTCGAATACTGCCATATCAAAGATTATGAAATGCCGGAACTGGCGCCGACGAATCCGGGAAATGACTACGGCCCTTATAAAGGTTCCGCCCAGAACCATAATTTCGTGATCCGCAATGTGGTCCGTGTCCTTTCTGGTGCAAGTTCGGAATGTATTACGACCAACGTATTGGAAGGCATGAAGGTTGTGGACATCATCCAGCGGATTTATGCATTGAAGTAA
- a CDS encoding Lrp/AsnC family transcriptional regulator, with protein sequence MNTLEKLDKVDLQILRTLQSNARLTTKELAASVSLSSTPVFERLKRLENGGYIKKYIAVLDAEKLNQGFVVFCSVKLRRLNKEIAAEFTRIIQEIPQVTECYNISGSYDYLLKIHAPNMKYYQEFILNVLGTIDSLGSLESTFVMDEVKHEYGIHI encoded by the coding sequence ATGAACACACTTGAGAAATTAGACAAAGTAGACTTGCAGATCCTCCGTACCCTGCAATCGAATGCCCGGCTCACCACAAAAGAGCTCGCCGCGAGTGTCAGCCTCTCGTCGACACCCGTATTCGAACGCCTGAAACGCCTCGAAAACGGAGGATATATAAAGAAGTACATTGCCGTGCTGGACGCCGAAAAGCTAAACCAGGGCTTCGTGGTCTTTTGCAGTGTCAAGTTGAGGAGACTGAACAAAGAGATTGCGGCAGAGTTCACAAGAATCATACAGGAAATTCCGCAAGTCACAGAATGCTACAATATATCGGGAAGTTACGACTACCTGCTGAAGATCCATGCACCGAATATGAAGTATTACCAGGAGTTTATCTTGAACGTGTTAGGCACGATCGACAGCCTCGGATCGCTCGAAAGCACCTTTGTGATGGACGAGGTAAAGCATGAATACGGAATCCATATTTAA